In a genomic window of Occallatibacter riparius:
- a CDS encoding DUF1837 domain-containing protein yields MPSDLFSKWLEPGSPSGTGIDYFVEKNNGQKIGLDLLKPLMADHFVGEATVLKLGGYEKASAVIKNSLPTNKRTQSGDLGELLATEYVNSQTEFTVPIKKLKWKSDRQMPMHGNDVLGLNYTSNPRRILKCECKSRNQFGDSAVTEASNGLDGFDGRPNPSTLAFITKRLFEENRDDEAKMWSELQTKDPLPSKNLTQMVFALGGNDPTPSLAKCPKAKVKGIQRQHAAIRLSAYADFMKAVYTVDGK; encoded by the coding sequence GTGCCAAGCGACCTGTTCTCAAAATGGTTGGAGCCTGGTTCCCCGTCCGGCACGGGGATCGACTACTTTGTCGAAAAGAACAACGGCCAGAAGATCGGTCTAGATTTACTGAAACCCCTTATGGCGGATCACTTCGTGGGAGAAGCGACCGTCCTAAAGTTAGGGGGCTACGAGAAAGCCTCCGCCGTCATCAAAAATAGTCTTCCCACGAACAAGCGCACTCAATCTGGAGACCTGGGAGAACTGCTGGCCACGGAATACGTAAACTCGCAGACGGAATTCACGGTCCCTATTAAGAAGCTGAAGTGGAAAAGCGACCGGCAGATGCCAATGCACGGAAATGATGTACTGGGACTCAACTACACAAGCAATCCCCGCAGGATTTTGAAATGTGAATGCAAGAGCCGGAATCAATTCGGGGACAGTGCCGTCACCGAAGCTAGCAATGGCCTTGATGGCTTCGACGGGCGACCTAACCCATCTACTCTAGCATTCATCACGAAGCGACTCTTTGAAGAAAATAGGGACGATGAAGCAAAGATGTGGAGCGAGCTTCAGACCAAGGACCCGCTTCCATCCAAGAACCTCACCCAAATGGTTTTCGCACTTGGCGGTAACGATCCGACTCCATCTCTTGCAAAGTGCCCCAAGGCAAAGGTCAAAGGCATTCAGCGACAGCACGCGGCCATCAGGTTATCGGCCTATGCAGACTTCATGAAGGCGGTCTACACCGTAGATGGCAAATAA
- a CDS encoding argonaute/piwi family protein encodes MNLTILEEPELEFGGGNRHVDIRFGIRDYGPFDLQSSRAPKEVRVGLIGTTETVEGTTRWLEKCSQGVAQKQTKQPNLFPAFPPISSTSSFCCAFVADASLARTLTNTSLETVSNEATIADRVERAVDLFIKEVEFLAENSNPDVIVCALPVEVLEMVYEERKSPGRKDLHHLLKARTMQWRIPIQLILPSTYDESKARKLKRTGIPRPLQDEATRAWNIFSALYYKAGGTPWRLVRDSSQFSACFVGISFFESLDRSRLTTSMAQVFNELGEGVVVRGGSASLSKDDRQPHLSGDDCQALITDALAKYRDVHRTLPARVVIHKSSPFSQEEEAGARKAIKEARIDIYDLVHVNDSEIRLYRDGVYPPLRGTFLQTSGRSGVLYTKGSVPFFETYPGMYVPKPVSIKIAAGDQTPLGHAKEILALTKMNWNSTQFDGGMPLTLTAAQSVGNVLKHCQDNQRIEPRYCFYM; translated from the coding sequence ATGAATCTTACGATTCTCGAAGAACCAGAACTCGAATTCGGTGGCGGCAATCGTCATGTCGATATCCGCTTCGGCATCCGCGACTATGGCCCCTTTGATCTTCAGTCTTCGCGGGCGCCGAAGGAAGTCAGAGTAGGACTGATCGGCACGACCGAGACCGTTGAAGGAACCACTCGCTGGCTCGAAAAGTGCTCTCAGGGCGTGGCACAGAAGCAAACGAAGCAGCCCAATTTATTTCCTGCATTTCCGCCCATTTCTTCGACAAGCTCTTTCTGCTGCGCCTTCGTTGCGGATGCCTCGTTGGCGCGGACGCTTACCAACACCTCTTTGGAAACAGTCTCGAATGAGGCTACTATCGCAGACCGAGTCGAAAGGGCGGTCGATCTTTTCATCAAGGAAGTGGAATTTTTGGCGGAAAACAGCAACCCCGATGTCATAGTGTGCGCGCTTCCCGTGGAAGTTCTGGAAATGGTCTATGAAGAGAGGAAGAGTCCGGGGCGGAAAGACCTTCATCATCTGCTTAAGGCGAGAACGATGCAATGGCGGATTCCGATCCAGCTGATCCTGCCCAGCACATACGATGAATCAAAGGCCCGGAAACTCAAAAGAACCGGCATACCTCGCCCTCTGCAGGACGAAGCAACCCGTGCTTGGAACATCTTTTCAGCCTTGTATTACAAGGCTGGGGGCACCCCTTGGCGCTTGGTACGTGATTCTTCCCAGTTCTCCGCTTGCTTCGTCGGCATCAGTTTCTTTGAAAGTCTGGACCGATCGCGGCTCACCACCAGCATGGCCCAGGTCTTTAATGAACTTGGAGAGGGTGTTGTCGTCCGCGGCGGGTCTGCTTCGCTCTCGAAAGACGACAGGCAGCCGCACCTGTCTGGAGACGATTGCCAGGCATTGATCACCGATGCGCTGGCAAAATACCGTGATGTTCATCGCACTTTACCGGCTCGCGTGGTCATCCACAAGAGTTCCCCTTTCTCTCAAGAAGAGGAAGCCGGGGCCAGAAAGGCTATCAAAGAAGCGCGTATCGACATCTACGACCTCGTCCATGTCAATGACTCGGAGATCCGTCTCTACCGAGACGGGGTCTACCCGCCACTACGCGGCACCTTCCTTCAAACAAGCGGCCGGAGCGGAGTGCTCTATACGAAAGGGAGCGTGCCGTTCTTTGAAACATATCCTGGTATGTACGTTCCTAAACCTGTCTCTATCAAGATCGCAGCAGGGGACCAGACGCCGCTGGGTCATGCAAAAGAGATTCTGGCGTTGACGAAGATGAATTGGAATAGTACCCAGTTCGACGGCGGTATGCCTCTGACTCTCACGGCAGCGCAGAGTGTGGGTAATGTCCTCAAACACTGCCAGGATAATCAACGGATCGAACCGCGCTACTGTTTCTACATGTGA
- a CDS encoding DUF4365 domain-containing protein, giving the protein MIGARGVNLIERRILEMGYLWYPSGGVEAGIDGRLEIRNENAEVTNLILSVQSKATDGAFEGETATELTYTCSERDLRYWLKGNLPVILVYSRPRTDEAYWLSVKDYFSDPIRRASRKMHFVKAQHGFDQTAKHDLRKLALPDDGGLYLGTTPKQETIFTDLLPVAQFPERYYHARTTFPARKQALDHLFSLAKPSGRDVCRGFTIHGSVVYSFHDLSSTQWQDIVDVGTVESDLTFEWSMTHDADRKKLFVELLNVTLQDQLREDDIHFSNMDKFYFHRASDDLSDRKRKYRSRRKNASREVFKRYQSKLDPERTSYFRHVAFFGHFLELDGNWFLQITPTYRFTKDGYRDSRFSADALSGIKRLENNQAVHGQVFMWAEFLQKDTLFSRHNLLKFYPLMQFIADSGFEDADWVKREEKDRQETVFAEDQEEQAELEL; this is encoded by the coding sequence ATGATCGGCGCGCGAGGAGTTAACCTCATCGAGCGGCGCATCTTGGAAATGGGCTATCTCTGGTACCCAAGTGGAGGCGTTGAAGCGGGCATTGACGGCCGCTTAGAGATTCGAAATGAAAATGCCGAGGTCACGAATCTGATCCTCTCCGTGCAAAGCAAAGCTACCGATGGCGCTTTTGAGGGTGAGACCGCAACGGAGTTGACCTACACATGTAGTGAACGGGATCTTCGCTATTGGCTCAAAGGAAATCTCCCCGTAATCCTGGTCTATTCGCGGCCAAGAACGGATGAAGCGTACTGGCTCTCGGTAAAGGATTACTTCTCTGATCCGATTCGCAGGGCCTCGCGCAAGATGCACTTCGTGAAAGCTCAACACGGTTTCGACCAAACTGCCAAGCACGACCTCCGCAAGCTGGCTCTCCCCGACGATGGCGGCCTATATTTGGGAACGACCCCAAAACAGGAGACCATTTTCACGGACTTGTTGCCGGTGGCCCAGTTTCCGGAGCGGTATTACCATGCCCGCACAACGTTCCCAGCCCGGAAGCAAGCCTTAGACCATCTCTTTAGTCTCGCCAAGCCATCTGGGCGAGATGTTTGTCGAGGATTCACCATTCATGGCTCCGTCGTGTATTCGTTTCACGATCTTTCCTCTACGCAGTGGCAGGATATTGTCGATGTCGGCACAGTCGAGAGCGATCTTACCTTCGAATGGTCGATGACGCACGACGCGGACAGAAAAAAGCTCTTCGTTGAGTTGCTGAACGTCACGTTGCAGGACCAGCTGCGTGAAGATGACATCCACTTTTCCAATATGGACAAGTTTTACTTTCACCGGGCCAGCGATGATCTGAGCGACCGCAAGCGGAAGTACCGCAGCAGACGCAAGAACGCCAGCCGTGAGGTGTTCAAGCGGTATCAATCCAAACTCGATCCTGAGCGCACCTCGTACTTCCGACATGTGGCCTTCTTTGGGCATTTTCTGGAGTTGGATGGAAACTGGTTTCTGCAAATCACGCCAACCTATCGATTCACTAAAGACGGTTACCGAGATAGTCGATTCAGCGCGGACGCTCTGAGCGGCATCAAGCGATTGGAGAACAACCAGGCCGTACACGGCCAGGTGTTCATGTGGGCCGAATTTCTCCAGAAAGACACGTTGTTCAGCCGACACAACTTGCTCAAGTTTTATCCCTTGATGCAGTTCATCGCCGATAGCGGCTTCGAGGATGCGGACTGGGTAAAACGGGAAGAGAAAGATCGCCAAGAGACCGTTTTTGCCGAAGATCAAGAGGAGCAGGCAGAGCTAGAACTATGA
- a CDS encoding ArdC family protein — protein MSITNSVATNPTPHRKNAAQPIRSDSPYQGRTAQKDNPTQAIIRQAVDFLIEQVQAGKSDTLTAYLAAMSRFRNYSFGNILAIARQRPTATRVAGYGAWKELGRFVKRGERGIQILAPMTGYRRRKDGPERESDEKPRQVLIGFRAVHVFDVSQTEGADLPEFGIAVTGEVGEYRDRLRDFLAERAIELVYSENIAPAFGVSYGGKIALLPGQPQAQEFVTLVHEAAHELLHRTERRTFTTPTVRETEAEAVAFVVGQGIGLEMGTSSSDYIQMYSGNATLLAESLEVIQRTSAVILSALQPPVSNETQSTAPATDALEEVA, from the coding sequence ATGTCCATCACCAACAGCGTAGCTACCAACCCCACGCCGCACAGGAAAAATGCGGCGCAGCCCATTCGCAGCGATTCGCCTTATCAGGGACGCACGGCGCAGAAGGACAACCCTACACAGGCCATCATCCGGCAGGCCGTGGACTTCCTCATCGAGCAGGTGCAAGCAGGTAAGAGCGATACCCTGACCGCGTATCTAGCGGCTATGTCGCGGTTCCGCAACTACAGCTTCGGAAACATTCTCGCCATCGCTCGCCAACGGCCCACGGCAACCCGCGTTGCAGGCTACGGGGCATGGAAAGAACTGGGCCGGTTCGTGAAGAGGGGGGAGAGGGGCATTCAGATACTCGCGCCAATGACTGGATACCGCCGCAGGAAGGACGGTCCGGAGCGAGAGAGCGACGAGAAGCCGCGCCAGGTCCTTATTGGCTTCCGCGCGGTTCACGTTTTCGATGTTTCGCAGACCGAAGGCGCAGACCTCCCAGAGTTTGGAATCGCCGTCACTGGTGAAGTGGGCGAGTATCGTGACCGTTTGCGGGATTTCCTCGCCGAAAGGGCTATCGAGCTTGTTTATAGCGAAAACATCGCGCCAGCGTTTGGTGTTAGCTACGGGGGCAAAATCGCCCTGCTCCCCGGCCAACCGCAAGCGCAGGAGTTTGTGACTCTGGTACATGAGGCGGCACATGAGCTTTTGCATCGGACGGAGCGGCGCACCTTCACCACGCCCACCGTGCGCGAGACGGAAGCGGAGGCCGTGGCCTTTGTTGTCGGCCAAGGTATCGGCTTGGAGATGGGCACCTCATCAAGCGACTACATCCAGATGTATAGCGGCAATGCCACGCTCTTAGCTGAAAGTCTTGAGGTCATCCAGCGTACGTCCGCTGTGATTCTCAGCGCCTTGCAGCCGCCTGTAAGCAACGAGACGCAGTCAACCGCGCCCGCCACCGATGCACTTGAGGAGGTGGCGTGA
- a CDS encoding DUF6908 domain-containing protein, with amino-acid sequence MQTLLRILERAGGYRRSLYLKVENAPYMALVIEAVGEPGPLGLPSISVAHYGEQNGDLMRDPEMCFELVNPLGCGLSLDPYYWRNDYVGVEQWSRNLVRGNYVALVELHRQHQRFAAEWDKNLKLQGFADAFVDKSIRG; translated from the coding sequence ATGCAGACTTTGCTTCGCATCCTAGAGCGGGCCGGAGGCTACCGGCGTTCGCTCTACCTCAAGGTCGAGAACGCGCCCTATATGGCGCTTGTGATCGAGGCGGTAGGAGAGCCAGGGCCGCTCGGGCTGCCCTCAATCTCCGTTGCCCACTACGGCGAACAGAACGGCGACCTGATGCGCGACCCGGAGATGTGCTTCGAGCTAGTCAACCCTCTTGGCTGTGGTTTGTCTCTTGACCCGTATTACTGGCGCAACGACTACGTCGGCGTTGAGCAGTGGTCCCGTAATCTCGTGCGCGGGAACTATGTTGCTCTTGTTGAATTGCACCGCCAGCATCAACGCTTCGCCGCCGAGTGGGACAAGAACCTCAAATTGCAGGGGTTTGCTGACGCCTTCGTGGACAAGTCTATTCGCGGCTAG